In Stigmatopora nigra isolate UIUO_SnigA chromosome 2, RoL_Snig_1.1, whole genome shotgun sequence, a single window of DNA contains:
- the tdh gene encoding L-threonine dehydrogenase isoform X2, producing the protein MVVFRTLSKAVKQAALAASPAQACGCRSLVAAVRGISFSPRQVTSDASFHSVSFSETDHPKVLITGGLGQLGVGLAKLLRKRFGKNNVILSDIRKPTSNVFHSGPFIYSDILDYKNLREIVVNNRITWLVHYSALLSAVGEANVALARSVNITGLHNILDIAAEHGLRLFVPSTIGAFGPTSPRDPTPDLCVQRPRTIYGVSKVHAELMGEYYHHRYGLDFRCLRYPGIISADSMPGGGTTDYAVQIFHDAIKTGKFECCLRPDTRLPMMYIDDCLRATLEVLEAPADSLAMRTYNINAMSFSPEELAQELRKHVPELEVSYNVDPVRQAIADSWPMNFDDSNAKRDWAWKHDYDLPELVQTMLNYLSGETRMARAN; encoded by the exons ATGGTGGTCTTCCGAACCCTCAGCAAGGCAGTCAAGCAGGCGGCGTTGGCGGCCAGCCCGGCCCAGGCCTGCGGCTGCCGCTCCTTGGTGGCGGCCGTCCGCGGCATCAGCTTCTCGCCTCGCCAGGTGACGTCGGACGCCAGCTTTCACTCGGTGTCCTTCTCCGAGACGGACCACCCCAAAGTGCTCATCACGG GTGGCCTTGGACAACTCGGGGTGGGACTGGCCAAACTATTGAG AAAACGCTTCGGGAAGAACAACGTGATTTTGTCCGACATCAGGAAACCCACCAGTAACGTTTTCCACAGCG GCCCCTTCATCTACTCTgacattttggactacaagaaCCTGCGGGAGATTGTGGTGAACAACCGAATCACTTGGTTGGTCCACTACAGCGCGCTTCTGAGCGCCGTGGGCGAGGCTAACGTGGCGCTGGCCCGATCCGTCAATATCACTG GTCTCCACAACATCCTGGACATCGCGGCGGAGCACGGCCTACGTCTCTTCGTCCCCAGCACCATCGGCGCCTTCGGACCCACGTCCCCGCGCGACCCCACGCCCGACCTTTGCGTGCAGAGGCCCCGCACCATCTATGGCGTCTCCAAAGTCCACGCTGAACTCATGGGAGAA TACTACCATCACCGCTACGGCTTGGACTTCCGCTGTCTCCGCTACCCGGGAATCATTTCCGCCGACTCCATGCCCGGCGGCGGCACCACCG ACTACGCCGTCCAGATCTTCCACGACGCCATCAAGACGGGCAAGTTCGAGTGCTGCCTGCGGCCCGACACGCGGCTGCCCATGATGTACATCGACGACTGCCTGCGCGCCACGCTGGAGGTGCTGGAGGCGCCCGCCGACTCGCTGGCCATGCGCACGTACAACATCAACGCCATGAGCTTCTCGCCCGAAGAGCTGGCGCAAGAGCTGCGCAAGCACGTGCCCGAGTTGGAGGTGTCTTACAACGTGGACCCCGTCCGGCAGGCCATCG CCGACTCGTGGCCCATGAACTTCGACGACTCCAACGCCAAGCGCGACTGGGCCTGGAAGCACGACTACGACCTGCCCGAGCTGGTGCAAACCATGCTCAACTACCTGAGCGGCGAGACGCGCATGGCACGCGCCAACTAG
- the tdh gene encoding L-threonine dehydrogenase isoform X1, whose product MQHRLQITLRASQRVTTSLRQSTTTSGLRTFSASSMVVFRTLSKAVKQAALAASPAQACGCRSLVAAVRGISFSPRQVTSDASFHSVSFSETDHPKVLITGGLGQLGVGLAKLLRKRFGKNNVILSDIRKPTSNVFHSGPFIYSDILDYKNLREIVVNNRITWLVHYSALLSAVGEANVALARSVNITGLHNILDIAAEHGLRLFVPSTIGAFGPTSPRDPTPDLCVQRPRTIYGVSKVHAELMGEYYHHRYGLDFRCLRYPGIISADSMPGGGTTDYAVQIFHDAIKTGKFECCLRPDTRLPMMYIDDCLRATLEVLEAPADSLAMRTYNINAMSFSPEELAQELRKHVPELEVSYNVDPVRQAIADSWPMNFDDSNAKRDWAWKHDYDLPELVQTMLNYLSGETRMARAN is encoded by the exons ATGCAACACCGGCTTCAGATAACACTACGAGCGTCACAGCGCGTCACGACAAGCCTCCGACAAAGCACCACAACCTCCGGGCTGCGTACATTTTCG GCATCAAGCATGGTGGTCTTCCGAACCCTCAGCAAGGCAGTCAAGCAGGCGGCGTTGGCGGCCAGCCCGGCCCAGGCCTGCGGCTGCCGCTCCTTGGTGGCGGCCGTCCGCGGCATCAGCTTCTCGCCTCGCCAGGTGACGTCGGACGCCAGCTTTCACTCGGTGTCCTTCTCCGAGACGGACCACCCCAAAGTGCTCATCACGG GTGGCCTTGGACAACTCGGGGTGGGACTGGCCAAACTATTGAG AAAACGCTTCGGGAAGAACAACGTGATTTTGTCCGACATCAGGAAACCCACCAGTAACGTTTTCCACAGCG GCCCCTTCATCTACTCTgacattttggactacaagaaCCTGCGGGAGATTGTGGTGAACAACCGAATCACTTGGTTGGTCCACTACAGCGCGCTTCTGAGCGCCGTGGGCGAGGCTAACGTGGCGCTGGCCCGATCCGTCAATATCACTG GTCTCCACAACATCCTGGACATCGCGGCGGAGCACGGCCTACGTCTCTTCGTCCCCAGCACCATCGGCGCCTTCGGACCCACGTCCCCGCGCGACCCCACGCCCGACCTTTGCGTGCAGAGGCCCCGCACCATCTATGGCGTCTCCAAAGTCCACGCTGAACTCATGGGAGAA TACTACCATCACCGCTACGGCTTGGACTTCCGCTGTCTCCGCTACCCGGGAATCATTTCCGCCGACTCCATGCCCGGCGGCGGCACCACCG ACTACGCCGTCCAGATCTTCCACGACGCCATCAAGACGGGCAAGTTCGAGTGCTGCCTGCGGCCCGACACGCGGCTGCCCATGATGTACATCGACGACTGCCTGCGCGCCACGCTGGAGGTGCTGGAGGCGCCCGCCGACTCGCTGGCCATGCGCACGTACAACATCAACGCCATGAGCTTCTCGCCCGAAGAGCTGGCGCAAGAGCTGCGCAAGCACGTGCCCGAGTTGGAGGTGTCTTACAACGTGGACCCCGTCCGGCAGGCCATCG CCGACTCGTGGCCCATGAACTTCGACGACTCCAACGCCAAGCGCGACTGGGCCTGGAAGCACGACTACGACCTGCCCGAGCTGGTGCAAACCATGCTCAACTACCTGAGCGGCGAGACGCGCATGGCACGCGCCAACTAG
- the mtmr9 gene encoding myotubularin-related protein 9, with amino-acid sequence MEFAELIKTPRVDGVVLHRPFLPKVEGTLCLTGHHLILSSRQDNTEELWLLHSNIDSIEKRFVGSIGRVIVKCKDLRVIQLDIPGMEECINIASSTEALSTLDSVSLMYPFFYRPMFEVVHDGWTCFRPQDAFKDLESMTDEWRLSEVNKDFSVCPSYPPLVAVPKTLDDDALKAAATFRHGGRFPVLSYYHKKNGMVMMRASQPLTGTNGRRCKEDEKLINATLRPGKRGYIIDTRAISVAQQAKAKGGGFESEANYPQWRRIHKAIERFGVLQESLIKLVEACNDQSHNMDRWLSKLEASNWLAHVKEILTTACLAAQCIDREGASVLVHGAEGTDSTLQITSLAQIILDPGCRTIRGFQGLVEREWLQAGHPFRQRCAQSAYSSSKPRQEAPVFLLFLDCVWQILRQFPCSFEFGEAFLVLLFEHAYASQFGTFLGNGAAERAKLSVSEKTVSLWSWVNRPEEVERLTNPLYEANGLVIWPSVAPQSLLLWEGVFLRWNRSSKCLDEAYEEMVHVIEYNKELQNRVNLLRRQLAQLETQDPLLQTP; translated from the exons ATGGAGTTCGCCGAGCTAATTAAGACCCCGCGGGTGGACGGAGTTGTTCTTCACCGTCCTTTTTTGCCCAAAGTTGAGGGAACTTTGTGTTTAACCGGCCACCACCTCATTCTATCATCAAGGCAGGACAACACGGAGGAATTGTGGCTTCTTCATTCAAACATTGACTCTATAGAAAAGAG GTTTGTGGGCTCTATTGGCAGGGTTATAGTTAAATGCAAAGACCTGAGAGTAATTCAGCTGGACATTCCTGGTATGGAGGAATGTATCAACATTGCTAGCTCAACTGAG GCTCTCTCGACACTTGATTCCGTCTCCCTGATGTACCCTTTCTTCTACCGACCCATGTTTGAGGTCGTCCATGATGGTTGGACTTGTTTTCGTCCTCAAGATGCCTTCAAAGACCTGGAGTCCATG ACAGACGAATGGCGATTGAGCGAAGTCAACAAAGATTTCAGCGTGTGTCCTTCCTACCCTCCGCTAGTAGCGGTACCAAAGACTCTGGACGACGACGCGCTAAAGGCGGCGGCGACATTTCGCCACGGCGGCCGCTTCCCCGTGCTGAGCTACTACCACAAGAAGAACGGAATG GTGATGATGCGAGCGTCTCAACCTCTCACCGGCACCAACGGGCGGCGCTGCAAGGAAGACGAGAAGCTCATCAACGCCACTTTGAGGCCGGGAAAGCGCGGCTACATCATTGACACGCGTGCCATTAGCGTAGCTCAGCAGGCTAAAGCTAAAGGAGGAGGTTTTGAGTCTGAGGCTAACTATCCACAGTGGAGACGGATTCACAAAGCTATTGAAAG GTTTGGGGTGCTGCAGGAGAGTCTGATTAAACTGGTGGAGGCGTGTAACGACCAGTCACACAACATGGACCGCTGGCTCAGCAAGCTGGAGGCCTCCAATTGGCTGGCGCACGTCAAGGAAATCCTGACCACTGCCTGCCTGGCAGCGCAATGCATCGACAG GGAGGGCGCGTCTGTGCTGGTGCACGGAGCAGAAGGCACGGACTCCACCCTCCAAATCACCTCCTTGGCGCAGATTATCTTGGATCCGGGCTGCAGGACCATCCGAGGCTTCCAGGGCCTGGTGGAGCGCGAGTGGCTCCAA GCGGGTCACCCGTTCCGGCAGCGTTGCGCCCAGTCGGCCTACTCCAGCAGTAAACCTCGCCAGGAGGCTCCCGTCTTCCTGCTGTTCCTGGACTGCGTGTGGCAGATCCTGCGTCAGTTCCCGTGTTCGTTCGAGTTTGGCGAGGCCTTCCTGGTGCTGCTTTTTGAGCACGCCTACGCTTCCCAGTTTGGCACTTTTCTGGGCAACGGTGCGGCCGAAAG GGCTAAACTGTCCGTTTCGGAGAAGACGGTCTCCCTGTGGTCGTGGGTGAATCGTCCCGAGGAAGTGGAGCGCTTGACCAACCCGCTTTACGAGGCCAACGGGCTGGTCATTTGGCCCTCGGTGGCCCCTCAGAGCCTTCTGCTTTGGGAGG GCGTGTTCCTTCGCTGGAATCGCTCGTCCAAGTGCTTGGACGAAGCCTACGAAGAAATGGTGCACGTCATCGAGTACAACAAGGAGCTCCAAAACCGAGTCAACCTCCTGCGCCGACAGCTAGCCCAACTGGAGACCCAAGACCCGCTCCTACAAACGCCCTAG